The Fibrobacter sp. UWH4 region GATGCAATCGCAACCCTTATTTAAACAACCCACACTAAATATACATCCTGTCGCGACAAACACAAAAATCCACGCCAAAATAGCATGGACGATTTATCAAACACAGGACGCCACACCAAGATGGTTCGGCAGGCTCACCAACCTTGGCGCATCGAAGGGTCGCTACTTGCCGCTTAAAATCGCGACGAGGTCCGCATTGCTCAAGTTCGTCTTTTCATTCAGAGCGGCGGCAATCGCAGCAAGCTGCTTTTGGCAGGCCATCATCAGGTTGAACACCTGCTCAACGACATTCGCTTCAGAAAGTTGGTAGTAGTAGCAGGAGGCCTGGAAACTCTGGTAGTCCGGATCGCTCCGGTAAAGTTCCATCGGGAGTTCCTTCATGACGGTGTCGAGGTCGCAGGCGAAGTCTTTGCGGAACAGAAAATCCGCCACGTGTCCAGCAATAGCGATGTGCGCAGATCCTTCGAGCGAGTTCCCGAGCATGTGAGTGACGCTCGGTTTTTCTTTGGAATTGTTGATTTTGACGTAATCGACGGGGCGCTTGAACAGGATGGCGATTAGCGCGTGGCCCGCTTCATGGCGGCAAAGTTTTTCATATTCCTGTTCACCGAAAAAATCTATTAAGGATTCACGAGTTAAAATTTGTTCAGACATATTTCAATCTCTATATAAAAAATACAAATTTTGGATGACGGTGGCACGAGAAAAGAGTATATTAAAAATAAAGATTTGAGGTGTATATGGGAGCAAGATTCTTATGCATATTCGCGCTCGCGTTCGCGACGCTGCAATCCTTCGGCGCCGTCTACTACGTGGCCACCGATGGCAACGACAACGCGGCGGGCACGAAGGACAAACCCTTCGCCACGCTCAACAAGGCGAATACCGTGGTGCACGCGGGCGACACCGTGTGGATTCGCGGTGGCATCTATGACCTGCGCGATACGGTCTTTTTCGAGCGTTACAGGATGACTGCGGCAATCGTCCTCACGGCAAGCGGCGAGAGTGACGACAACCGCATCCATTACCTGGCCTATCCGGGTGAGCGTCCGATTTTTGATGGCGCGAACCTCCCCGTGGCCGCAGGTACGGACCATAGCGACGGCACTCCCGAGGGAGCGATGTATACCTCGCCGATTGTGATTTCGGCGAAGTACCTGCACTTGAAGGGTTTTGATGTCCGCAACACGCCTATGAAACACAACTCGAATTCCGGCGTGTTTCTTTACGCGAGCAAGCACATTTTCTTGGAGCAGATTGACAGCCACCATAATGCGGGCCCCGGATTCTTCGCGAACGACGGCGCACCGGATGGCGGCGGACACATCTTCTTGAACTGCGACGCGCACGATAACTATGACCCCACCGGATGGCAGGGCGACGGCGAAAATGCCGACGGCTTTGGTGCGCACTACCAGAAACCCGGCGAGGGCGATACGACCAAGTTCATCGGGTGCCGCGCCTGGTGGAACAGCGACGACGGCTTCGACTTCATCAACCAGGAATTCCCCGTGGTGCTGGAGAACTGCTACGCCATGGGGAACGGCTACAGCGATTACGGGCTTGGCAACCCGAAGAACGGCAACGGGCACGGTATCAAGATGGGCGAAAGCACCCTCGGCGGCGGGCGGCATACCATCAAGTTCTGCGCCGCCTGGAAAAACAAGGCGACGGGCTTTTACGCGAACTACACCGGCGTGGGCAGCAAGTGGCTCAACAACACGTCGTACATGAACAAGGACCGCGAATTTGCCATGGCATCGACGCTCTTCGATTCCGAAGGGAACCGCATTGCCGAGGTGGCGCCCCTCACCGGCGACAACGCGCACGTGCTCAAGAACAACATCGCCTTCCCGAACAAGAATTCGCAAGTCGGGGAGTGCTGGGAGTATATACCGAGCCAGAACATCGACCGTTACGTGGAATGCCCCGCTGGCGAAAACAACACATGGAATCTGAATCTCGACTTGACGGTCGACGATTTTGAAAGTCTTGACGACCCGAGCATGACCGTAACCGGCAAGGACCTCTCGACGATTCCGGGAATCCTGGGCCCGCGCAACGCCGACGGCAGCTTGCCCGATGTGGGCTTCTTGAAACTCAAGAAGGGGAGCCGCGCCATCGACAAGGGCGAGGATTTGGGATTCCCGTTTGCGGGCGAAGCACCCGACCTCGGTGCGTTCGAATACGGGCTCTCGAGCAGCTCCGCAACCTCATCTAGTTCTGCCATGGGTTCTTCTTCTGGAACAGCCCGCATCATGCCGCAAAAAAGCTTTGATAGCGAGACGCCTGTACGCCTCAATCATTTGAAAGGTTACCGCGACCTCAACGGCCGTCACTACGAAAAACAGATTCCCTATCGCGTGATGTTCTAGGTTCTGCAAAAACAGACCTTTCCGAAAAAAGAAATTCTCGAACTTTAATTACTCTTAAAAATCACATTGCAAAGCGGTCCTTTTAGATATTGGGACCGCCTTTTTTCGTTCAAAAAACATACTTCAAACACGACAGTATTTGTCGCAGTCATTAACTATTTTTAGACAATAACGGATATTGAAAAAAATCCAAACGGGGGACCAATATGGCAAGGGATCTTTCAGGTACACCGAAGTGGGACATTCTCCGGAATTTCTACCGCGACTTCGATAACGGCCGCAAACGCGGCTGTGTCGAGAAGTGGAAAAAAGAAATGCCCAAAGGCGGACTCGAACGGGATCACTTTGAAATCAGAATCCATACCGAATTCCTGAAGGACCGCCACGAAAAACTGAACAAGGAATTCCGCTGGACCTACGCGAACAAGAAAAAGCTCATCGTACTCGACCAGCGTTTCAGGGAACTTCACCGGAACATCGCCCGCACCTTCGAGGCGACCAAAAGGGACATCGCTGCACTCACCGCGCAAAATCACAAGTGGTACAGGGAATACGAACTCGAATCGGAAATCTGCCCCGCAAACGACTGGGACATTCCCGGTGAACACGAATACATCAGCGATTTGCTTTTCTGGTACGCAAACTGGGGTTCCATCAACATCTGCTCTAGTACGAACGAATACAGCCCCGAACGCCACAAGGTCTACCTCGTTCCCGCCTGGAAACAAATGCTGCTCGTCGACAAGTTCGTCAAGGATGATGTCACCTGGGAACTTGACTCGCTCCTCTACGACAGCGAATCGAGCCTCTACACCTTCCACGACATTGTCCGCATGAAACCGGAACAATTCGAAGTGAGATATACATTGAGTTTTTAAACAAAAGTGAGGTACTATGAGAAGACGATACATTTATCAGCTGGCGGCAACGATACTGCCGAATGGACGGGGCTATGATACCGTTGACCATGACCTGGGAATTTTCACGTCGCTACGCACCGCCAAAAAAGTGCTACGTGATTTCGTCAAGGGCGGAGATTTCTATTGCCCAACCTATAGTTTTTCCATCATGTACCTGCCCGTCGACAACGATCTGGATTATGAATCCGATAGGCAAATCAACGTCTATTCGCCCGATGGCAAATTGCAACTCTCGGAATTCAACATGATGTCCTGTAACGGGGCGTGGAGCAAGAGCCTGAATATAGACCTTCGCGCCGTCATCGACATCGGCCCCGGCAAAAAGCCTTATTTCACGCTATACAACCATTGGAAACGAGGACTCGCGACCAAAAGCGCACGCATCTCCTTTCTGGAACCCAAATACGAACTGGGCTCCTCGTACAACAAATCCGTTTGGTTTCTGGACAATAACGAGAAAAAGATGCTCATGAAGTTCCTGTGAACAAAATGCAGGAGCATATTTAGCGACAAGTGCACGAATAACTGGATGAGCGTCATCGGCGCGTTCAACAACGAAGTCAAAGGCGATGATGACAGCCGCATCCTGCCCTACGATTTACCCATCCCGAATTACAACAAACTAGAACCGTAGTGAAAAATTTCCTTATGGGCGTTCCCCTGGCGGGTCGGGCCATACTCGCACGTCGCTAACGGCGCGCTCACCGAGCCTTGCTTACGCAAGTCTCGTCCCTTCGGGTAACTGTCCCTAACGCAAAATGTGCATCTATTTCTTGAAAAAAAAGAGGTAATTAAGTTTTTTTAAGCCAAAACGGATTTTTTCTAAAAAAGGATATATATTTATATTGTTCTTGAAAAACAAAGGGAGAGCACATGAATGTCAATTTAGAAGAAAAAATAATAGCCTTCCTAAACGGTTATCTAGAAGAGGCAAAAAAGAAATTTTCCTTTCTCAAAGGTGATAAGATTGCTGGTAAAACACGGGGATATTTCTTTAATTCCAACAAAAATGGATTATTAACAGGCACATATGTCGGTGTGAGTGTTGACTATGAGAGCAACAAGTTAAATGTCTTTCTGCGTTTTTGGGAAGAAGAGGAAAAGGAAAAAAATTACGAAAATATAGAAAAAAAACTCAATATCCTAGAAGGGCATTCAAGGGAATTTCAAAATCTTTTGGGGGTGGATGTTTGGTATCACCACTATGAAAAACAAGTGCGCGGTTTCATGAGTGACAATGACGACGGAATCCGTGGTTTCTCCGTAACTTTTCCTGCTTATAAAAAATTAGGCAAAGAAATAAAAAATGATCTAGACACGGCACTTTCTGCCATCAAATTGATGAAGGGCTATATAGAGGAACCTTTGACAGATGATTCTGACGCCAACGACAAAACCCTTCTAGAAAAGATTCAAATAGCGATGGATGCACAAAGTGAGGGGCTTCTTGCGCGTATCAAATTAGGGAATGGATTTTTGCAATATAAACCTGTGAACGCCAATTCGAATGATTGGCGTGATTCGGCATGTCATTATGAATTCCGAGAAGATGGTAAAGGAAATATGCAAATTTGTTTTCACTGCGAGAGCAAATTTTCGAATCAAATTGAGTTTAAAAAATTAGTTGAAAAAGAGGAGTCTTTTAAGTCATCTTTTTTTGGAAACAAAACAACTATTGACTACAAAAGAATCCCCCTCTCAAGTGGAAAAATTGTAGATGAAGCCGTTGACGGAATGCTTGAATTTGAAAAAAAATACGGATCCAAAATCTTAAAATTAATTCAAAAGAGTAAAGGCGTGATTTCTTCGGGAATTAGTAACAATGGAGAGAAAGAAATGAGTGTGTTTGAAGCGAATAAAGAAAAAATTGAATTAAATACTATTCTTTATGGGCCTCCGGGAACGGGCAAAACCTTCAACACCATGGCTTATGCCGTTGCTATTTGCGAAGATAAAGATGTTGAAGAAATAAAAAAAGAAATGAAGGAAAATTATGATTCCGTAAAACAACGATATGATGCTCTTAAGGATGAAGGACGTATCGAGTTTGTGACCTTCCATCAATCCTATGGTTATGAGGATTTTATTGAGGGAATTAAACCAGACCTTGATGATTCTACAGGAACGTTGAAATACAAGTTGGAAACAGGACGTTTCAAGGCTTTTTGTGATAAAATATCCGGTAATTTTGATGACGCATGGGGTGTATTGTGCGATAAACTAGATGATGAAGATAAGGAATACCTTGAAATACCTTATATTAGCGATAAAAACAAAACCTTTGCTATTGAATGGAATGTATCTCATAACGGATTAAAGGCAAAGGATGCTCATCGATTCTTTAATAAGAAACAACTGCAAAATATATACAGGAAAAAACCTGGTGTGAAAAAAGGTGGTCATGACAACTACAGAAAGGCCATTGTAGAGTATATGAAAAAAGAATGCGGATTGAAAGAATTCAATGGCGACGAAAGTAATGACTTGTCAAGTAATGCGAGAGTATTTATTATAGATGAAATCAACCGTGGCAATATCAGCAAAATTTTTGGGGAGCTGATAACGCTTATCGAACCTTCTAAACGTTTGGGAGAAAAGGAAAACTTGAAAGTCACGCTTCCTTGTTCTGGAGACGAATTCGGAGTTCCAAATAATGTTTATATTCTAGGAACAATGAATACAGCGGATCGTTCCATAGCAATGATGGATACTGCTCTACGTCGTAGGTTTAATTTTGTTGAAATGATGCCGGATACGGGTGTTCTGAGAAATGATATAGGGGATGATATTGGTATTGATGTTTGCAAAATGTTAGAAACCATAAACAAACGTATTGAATATCTCTATGATAGAGAACATACTATAGGGCATGCGTTTTTTTTAAATGTAAAAACATTTGATGATTTAAAATTAGTATTTAAAAATAAAGTCATTCCATTACTTCAAGAATATTTCTATGACGATTACGAAAAGATTCGCCTTGTGTTAGGTGATAATGGGAAGGATGAAGTGCGTCAATTCATAACAAAGGTTCTCCCACAAGAAGATCTTTTCAAGAAGGGGGAAGATGACGAAGACCTCAATACAGAAAAATATATATATCAGATAAATCAAGATGCTTTTGATAACCCTGAAAGCTATAAAGATATTATTTGATGAAAACTCTGATAAAAAAGGAGTTTGAAATCATTGAGCAGGGAAATGCTGAAAGACAAATCTCAAACAATCGATTTAAATTGCTTCGAGATTTTGTCTTAAAGGCTAGTGATGTTTCAAAAAAAGAATATGCTCCAGATTTTTTCAAACTCATAGTAAAAAACAGTAAAGAAGCCATCAAAGTTCAAAACTATGTTGGGGTTGTTGAATTGCCGGATGGTTTTCGTATAGAGATCTTACCTAAAATTGATCTATCGGATGATGACAAAGAATGCGATAAAACACGGAATATTTTCTTAAAAATGTTGCAATGTATGGATGAAAATCAGTTCAAGGTATCTGATTTTGCAAATTTAAACACATCCAAAATGCCGTTGTTCGAAATTTTCATTCAAATGTTTTTGAATGATGTACAGAAGCTAACTCGCATGGGTTTAAAATCTGGTTATGTTCATATAGAGGAAAATTCTAAAACTTTTAAGGGTAAATTACTTGTTTCGCAGAATATACGAGAAAACCTTGTTCACCAAGAGCGTTTTTACGTAGAATATGATGAATTCCAATTAAATCGTCCAGAAAATAGACTGGTCAAATCAACTTTACTATATCTCAATAAAAAATCAAATAGTGATTCTAATCTTGCAGAAATTCGAAGGCAACTGATGTTCTTTGAACAGGTTGAAGCCTCAATCAATTATGAAGCAGATTTCTCAAAAGTGGTAAAAACTCGAAATACGACCGAATATGAAAACTTAATGGCGTGGGCACGAGTTTTTCTTCAAAATAAAAGTTTCTCAACATTCTCTGGAAAAACTTCTGTAAGGTCAATTCTTTTTCCGATGGAAAAAGTCTTTGAAGCATACGTGGCGAAGATGTTGCGTAAAGCGGTCATCAAGGAGACGGAAGACGATTATTGGAGAGAATGGAATGTTCGTTCGCAATATGGTGCAAAATATTTATTTGAAGTTCCTTCAAATAAATTTCATATGCGCCCAGACATCGTAATGAAAAAGGATGATAAAATCAATATCATTTTAGATACAAAATGGAAGCGGCTAGTAAATGACTATAACTCAAATTATGGTATTTCTCAACAAGATATGTATCAGATGTTTGCCTATGGTCATAAATATAATTGTCCAAATATCTGGCTTATTTATCCTAAAAATATAGATATGAAAGAGAATATTCAAAAATTTGAAAGCGATTGCAATAGTTTGAAGATCTCGGTAAGCGTATACTGTTTGGATTTGGATAAAAAAGGGGCGTTTTCTTTACTTTTATCGCATTTGAAGGAAGAAAAATAATTTGAATGGTTGTCGGTTTGAAAAGTTCCATCATTAATTTATTTTATGTACGAACCCCTCTTCAAATCGAAGCCTGCCATAATTTCTGGCAGCCGCTTGTCAAGAAGATTTATGCTTGCAATACAGACGGATTCTTCCCGGATAAAGATGGTGTTTACGCAGCGTTTATTCGCTTGAAAAAGGCGCGGCCAAATGTCGGATTTGAGATATCTTATAAGCAGGAATCCTGGGGCTATCGCGAATGCGATAAGACGCAGGCCATCTGCATCTCGAAATCTTTTGTGGGGCGGGGATCTATCAGCCTTATCGTGAATTGCGAGGCCGAGTTTTTAAGCATCCATTTTCAGCACA contains the following coding sequences:
- a CDS encoding McrC family protein; this encodes MKTLIKKEFEIIEQGNAERQISNNRFKLLRDFVLKASDVSKKEYAPDFFKLIVKNSKEAIKVQNYVGVVELPDGFRIEILPKIDLSDDDKECDKTRNIFLKMLQCMDENQFKVSDFANLNTSKMPLFEIFIQMFLNDVQKLTRMGLKSGYVHIEENSKTFKGKLLVSQNIRENLVHQERFYVEYDEFQLNRPENRLVKSTLLYLNKKSNSDSNLAEIRRQLMFFEQVEASINYEADFSKVVKTRNTTEYENLMAWARVFLQNKSFSTFSGKTSVRSILFPMEKVFEAYVAKMLRKAVIKETEDDYWREWNVRSQYGAKYLFEVPSNKFHMRPDIVMKKDDKINIILDTKWKRLVNDYNSNYGISQQDMYQMFAYGHKYNCPNIWLIYPKNIDMKENIQKFESDCNSLKISVSVYCLDLDKKGAFSLLLSHLKEEK
- a CDS encoding right-handed parallel beta-helix repeat-containing protein, which produces MGARFLCIFALAFATLQSFGAVYYVATDGNDNAAGTKDKPFATLNKANTVVHAGDTVWIRGGIYDLRDTVFFERYRMTAAIVLTASGESDDNRIHYLAYPGERPIFDGANLPVAAGTDHSDGTPEGAMYTSPIVISAKYLHLKGFDVRNTPMKHNSNSGVFLYASKHIFLEQIDSHHNAGPGFFANDGAPDGGGHIFLNCDAHDNYDPTGWQGDGENADGFGAHYQKPGEGDTTKFIGCRAWWNSDDGFDFINQEFPVVLENCYAMGNGYSDYGLGNPKNGNGHGIKMGESTLGGGRHTIKFCAAWKNKATGFYANYTGVGSKWLNNTSYMNKDREFAMASTLFDSEGNRIAEVAPLTGDNAHVLKNNIAFPNKNSQVGECWEYIPSQNIDRYVECPAGENNTWNLNLDLTVDDFESLDDPSMTVTGKDLSTIPGILGPRNADGSLPDVGFLKLKKGSRAIDKGEDLGFPFAGEAPDLGAFEYGLSSSSATSSSSAMGSSSGTARIMPQKSFDSETPVRLNHLKGYRDLNGRHYEKQIPYRVMF
- a CDS encoding McrB family protein, with the protein product MNVNLEEKIIAFLNGYLEEAKKKFSFLKGDKIAGKTRGYFFNSNKNGLLTGTYVGVSVDYESNKLNVFLRFWEEEEKEKNYENIEKKLNILEGHSREFQNLLGVDVWYHHYEKQVRGFMSDNDDGIRGFSVTFPAYKKLGKEIKNDLDTALSAIKLMKGYIEEPLTDDSDANDKTLLEKIQIAMDAQSEGLLARIKLGNGFLQYKPVNANSNDWRDSACHYEFREDGKGNMQICFHCESKFSNQIEFKKLVEKEESFKSSFFGNKTTIDYKRIPLSSGKIVDEAVDGMLEFEKKYGSKILKLIQKSKGVISSGISNNGEKEMSVFEANKEKIELNTILYGPPGTGKTFNTMAYAVAICEDKDVEEIKKEMKENYDSVKQRYDALKDEGRIEFVTFHQSYGYEDFIEGIKPDLDDSTGTLKYKLETGRFKAFCDKISGNFDDAWGVLCDKLDDEDKEYLEIPYISDKNKTFAIEWNVSHNGLKAKDAHRFFNKKQLQNIYRKKPGVKKGGHDNYRKAIVEYMKKECGLKEFNGDESNDLSSNARVFIIDEINRGNISKIFGELITLIEPSKRLGEKENLKVTLPCSGDEFGVPNNVYILGTMNTADRSIAMMDTALRRRFNFVEMMPDTGVLRNDIGDDIGIDVCKMLETINKRIEYLYDREHTIGHAFFLNVKTFDDLKLVFKNKVIPLLQEYFYDDYEKIRLVLGDNGKDEVRQFITKVLPQEDLFKKGEDDEDLNTEKYIYQINQDAFDNPESYKDII